The proteins below are encoded in one region of Planctopirus limnophila DSM 3776:
- the rplC gene encoding 50S ribosomal protein L3, protein MSCGLLGRKVGMTQVFTPQGEAIPVTVIECGPCVVLQIRTVERDGYSAVQLGFSDKPRRLASRSERGHVAAIDSKRRKSLAAAGVALAEKADCEPKRFVREFRVTPEEASAFTVGQVLTVSQIFGEVKHVDVVGTSKGRGFAGVMKRHNFHGTCASHGVKKVHRSGGSTGQSTDPGKVFKGTKMPGHYGDAQVTVRRLQVVRADDENNVLLVRGAVPGYSGGFVRVRKTNCK, encoded by the coding sequence ATGTCGTGCGGATTGTTAGGTCGCAAAGTTGGTATGACTCAGGTCTTTACCCCTCAAGGTGAAGCGATTCCTGTGACCGTCATTGAGTGTGGTCCCTGTGTCGTGCTCCAGATTCGCACTGTTGAGCGTGATGGCTACTCAGCGGTTCAGTTGGGGTTTTCTGATAAGCCTCGTCGCCTCGCATCTCGCTCAGAGCGAGGGCATGTGGCTGCGATTGATAGCAAGAGGCGAAAGTCGCTTGCTGCCGCTGGTGTGGCACTTGCGGAAAAGGCGGATTGCGAACCCAAGCGATTCGTTCGAGAGTTTCGCGTCACCCCCGAAGAGGCCTCCGCTTTTACTGTTGGTCAGGTGCTGACGGTCTCCCAGATCTTTGGTGAAGTGAAGCACGTTGATGTGGTGGGGACTTCGAAGGGTCGCGGGTTTGCCGGTGTTATGAAGCGGCATAACTTCCACGGTACTTGTGCGAGCCATGGTGTTAAGAAGGTGCACCGCTCTGGTGGGTCAACTGGTCAGAGTACGGATCCGGGTAAGGTCTTCAAAGGAACGAAGATGCCCGGGCACTACGGCGATGCTCAGGTCACTGTCCGTCGGCTCCAGGTTGTGAGAGCTGATGATGAAAATAATGTGCTGCTGGTACGCGGCGCAGTTCCTGGTTATAGCGGCGGGTTTGTGCGAGTGCGGAAGACGAACTGTAAGTAG